From the genome of Triticum aestivum cultivar Chinese Spring chromosome 1A, IWGSC CS RefSeq v2.1, whole genome shotgun sequence:
CACGCGTAGCGCAATGGCTAGAGCCACTGTCTTTCACCCCGGAGACCCGGGTTTGATCCCAGGTACTACCCTTTTTCCCTCTACTTTTCTCTCTTGACAGCGAGCATGCCTCCTCCACCCCGCACGCATTCATGGGTCGGGCCATGTTGCCCTTTTCTCTTTTCCtgtttctgtttttccttcttcaaattaATTCGGGATTGCAAAAAGTTATCAGTTTTGAATTTTATTTGAGAAATTGTAAATGTTCATTAATTGATAAAATGTTCAGGAAATCATAAAATGTCCAGTCTTTTAAAAAACTGTTCGCACAATTTTTGCGAGATCATAAAGttatcatgagtacaaaaaatgtttggaaaatcataaaatgtccagtatttttttaaaaaaattgcatttaTTCAAAAATCATGATTTCGAAAAAATATCGCAAAAAAAGACTCATGACATGGccgtttttttcttgtttttgtttttccttcttcaaattaATTCGGGATTTCCAAAAGTTGTCAGTTTAGGATTTTATTGGAGAAATCATAAAATGATCATGAATTCATAAAATGTTTAGGAAGTCATAACATGTCCAGTATTTAAAAAAACTATTCACATTGTTTTTTCaaaatcataaaattttcatgAACTCAAAAAAAGTTTGGAAAATTATAAAATGTCCAgtattttgaaaaaatgtttgcatttaTAAAGAAATCATGATTTCGAAAAAATGTTCGCCAAAAATACTCATGATTTAAGAAAAAAAtgatcatgtattcaaaacatatttgggaatttgaaaaaaatgtaatttttagaaaatgttcgaaAAAAATTAAGCAGGTCTGTAAATAACGAACAGAACTAACCTGCTTATATAGAGGTTTTTTTAATATGTAGAGGttgttttatgattttatttagtacAAGCGAGTCGCGTAAAAAAAGCTTTCCATATTCTGCACAACGTTGAACCCAAAAAAATTGACAAAACTTTCTACGGATTAGCTTTTGTAAGCTATATGAAAATGATTAAATATCTAATTTGCCTCCATACTATTTTGGTACTATAGTTTTACTAGTCAGGGTAAACACCGTGACCCTAGGTGAAGGCAGAGACACATCATTCATTAGTCTAGCTCAGGTGGAGTCCATCAATACAGTTTTCTCAGCCagaaaatattttgttgtggtgcCTTAGGAAATCAAGTCGTGATGAGACCATCACATTTTTAGCCTTTGAAATGACTTTTTAGAAGTTCCTTATCTCATCATGACATGATTCAGACGCAGTTTATGAAATCGCAATTTAAAGGTCCCAATCTCATCTTATCATATGTTTCAGACTTTTTATCTCTACCACATATGCATAATCTGATTGTTTttcccccgttgcaacgcatgaGCATATTTTCTGGTAGGACCAAAAAATGACATATGAACAAACATAATTTAGAAAATTTGAGGAGAAGGCTTTATTAGTTTCACAAACGTTCTCATACAAAGTTCTTAACATAAAGTTTTCTGGCACAGCCTCACGAATTACAGATCTGAAAGGAAAGTTATTGTTAGGCCAGGTACATGGAATGTAAAAGCCAACACTTCTCCTCCCACAGCTAAACTAGAGTGACTACGCCAGAGGAGGGAATGTGTAACCTGCAAGACCATTCAATTTGACCCAACATATAATTAGAATAGGACAAGAAGCATATAAAAATGCATAATTAAAATCTAAATCGTGTGAATCCAAAGAATAACAAATATCAAAACTGCATGTATGCAATGCCGATCATCATAATTCCCTTAATATATTTCACTTACTTCCGCACTTGTAGCCATGTGGGAACGGCTTCTTGCAGAAATTGGCAACGTAGCCAACCTTCTCCATACAATATATCTTCTCTTTCTCCTTGGTGACACCAGCGCAAAGGCATGGGATGTTTGCCTTTTGCCACACGGCGCAACATGCATCCGATGGATCTAGCTTCGGATTTGCTGGCCATTGTTGATACTTAGCACACTCCTTGATCATTGCCTGTCGGTCACCCTCGCATTCGTCAGCTGACATGGCTACCCCAATAGTGAGGATGATGAAACATAAGCACATGAGTTTTGCCATGACTATGGCTTTTGTATCTGCTACACTAGAGCCTTCTCTATCCCTTTGATGTTATAATTGTTTGTGTGGCTTCTCTGTGAATGTGTGGGATACATGACTTCGTTAGCTATGGCTTGGTTTATATAGCCTTGTTTGAGATGATGATATGGGCACATGCATCAGTTCTATATCTTGAAGTTATGGCACCATGTCAAGCAATTAATATGTACATTAATTGCACTCTAGAGGCTACATAATACATTAGTTCTATATCTTGAAGATACGATATTGTATCAAATAATGAATGTTCACATTAACTCTATCTCTACATGCTATACCTTGAAGATATGAAATAGCATCGAACAATGAATGTGTATATTAACTCCACATCGACACATTATACATACATTAGTTGTACTATATATGATATATCTTGAAGATATGGTACTGCATAAAAAATGAATATATCCATTAGTTGCACATCTACATGCTATAATACTACAATAATTATATATATCTTGAAGATAGAAAGATGTGGTACTGCACCTAAAAATGAACGTGTGCATTAATTACACATCTACATGCTACAACATTACATTAATTATATATATCTTGAAGGTATGGTACTGCATCAAAAAAAAGAATTGTATATTAATTACACATCTACATGCTATAACATTACAATCATAATATCAGCTTTGCTAtttaacatctagatgtgaaataactACGTCACATCTAAGTCTAGAGCCGTTGGATCTCGTCTATCTTCAAGATTCGCGCAAACCTATTTTTGTCCCGTTAGTGCATTCGCACGCGACTGTTGTGTGTTGCGCGGCCCATTTTCAGGTTGATGCTAGTAGCGGGCCCGGGTGTTTGTCACGATAGTTGGGCTGGTAGGCCGTTTGTCTCTCTCAGAGTAATTTTCTCCCTCGCATTCATTTTGCCCATTTCCCATTCCTCTTCGGCCTCCTCTAGGGGCTCTGGAGAACGAGAAGGGAGAGAGACGCCATTGGAGTAAGTTTTTTGCCCTGttcttatttttttcttcctctttgtTTTTGTCCAGTTATTGTTTCTTGCTCATAGATTGAGCACCATCCCCTCTTctttgtttgtgcattcatcaaTCTAGGGTTTGTCCCGCAATCGACCCAAATGTGGGTAGGGTTCCTCA
Proteins encoded in this window:
- the LOC123088928 gene encoding uncharacterized protein, encoding MAKLMCLCFIILTIGVAMSADECEGDRQAMIKECAKYQQWPANPKLDPSDACCAVWQKANIPCLCAGVTKEKEKIYCMEKVGYVANFCKKPFPHGYKCGSYTFPPLA